From Pseudoalteromonas viridis, one genomic window encodes:
- a CDS encoding GNAT family N-acetyltransferase, which yields MTLTTELEILSTPPAATEFSALRDSVGWQNPTLEQVAASIAASLYWVQCRKEQQLVACGRVVGDGQMYFYIQDVIVHPDHQGCGLGSIVMDGIEQYLSAHCHGGATAALLAAQGKEAFYQRYGYALRDGETLGLGMCKFY from the coding sequence TTGACGTTGACGACTGAGCTAGAGATATTAAGTACCCCACCCGCAGCCACCGAGTTCAGTGCGCTGCGCGACAGTGTAGGCTGGCAAAACCCGACCCTTGAGCAAGTTGCAGCCAGCATTGCGGCCTCACTGTACTGGGTGCAATGTCGCAAAGAGCAACAACTGGTGGCCTGCGGCCGGGTAGTCGGCGATGGGCAAATGTACTTTTACATCCAGGACGTCATAGTGCATCCGGATCATCAGGGTTGTGGTCTTGGCAGTATCGTTATGGATGGCATTGAGCAATACTTATCGGCGCATTGTCACGGCGGTGCAACCGCGGCATTGCTGGCGGCACAGGGCAAAGAGGCCTTCTACCAGCGTTACGGCTACGCATTGCGCGACGGCGAAACGCTGGGACTGGGAATGTGTAAGTTTTACTGA
- a CDS encoding helix-turn-helix domain-containing protein: protein MAEPIVMVLTAMLLGQVVMSVPVLLINRATRAYRLPLALFLIACGVLALNAIVPVVFPDWYQIYTVVGFPMLFVLCPALRLYIEGLTAQTHWTLSKATLKQFVLIWPALGVSCLMALLPMQQHQALFVTDEAPGGLYAVILAGAMLVLMCLWLFECGLTLLVIAKRLLAFRAALKARYSNLDDPRIFAAKRLVFISVCIWVLALSSAFLSSLLGHTILTLGSEMLIALILIWSLTFFAMQQSSPLLAPEADCALSKQGTPDTSLSEGSISKYSKSALDEFQSARIVNKITHAMQDNQLYLDADLTLQKLSQVSGVSPNYLSQVLNETLQMNFFDFVNHWRIEASKSRLLASQDSVLHIALEVGFNARSSFYKAFKKETGLTPGEFRRENVSASE from the coding sequence GTGGCTGAACCTATTGTGATGGTGCTCACGGCAATGCTGCTTGGGCAAGTGGTAATGAGTGTTCCGGTGTTGCTGATCAACCGTGCAACGCGTGCGTATCGATTGCCGCTGGCGTTGTTTCTCATTGCCTGTGGCGTACTGGCACTCAATGCAATTGTGCCCGTTGTATTCCCCGACTGGTATCAGATTTATACTGTGGTTGGGTTTCCCATGCTGTTTGTACTGTGTCCTGCGTTGCGCCTGTACATTGAGGGGCTGACAGCACAAACACACTGGACCCTGAGCAAAGCCACATTAAAGCAATTCGTTTTGATATGGCCTGCGCTGGGAGTATCTTGTTTGATGGCTTTATTACCGATGCAGCAGCACCAGGCATTGTTTGTCACAGATGAGGCGCCAGGCGGGCTATACGCTGTAATACTGGCCGGTGCTATGCTGGTGCTGATGTGCTTGTGGTTGTTCGAGTGTGGGTTAACCCTGCTGGTAATAGCAAAGCGCCTGTTGGCTTTCAGAGCGGCATTAAAAGCACGCTATTCCAATCTTGACGACCCCAGAATATTTGCTGCCAAAAGGCTCGTTTTTATCTCCGTGTGTATCTGGGTGTTGGCACTGAGCTCAGCCTTCCTGTCCAGCTTGCTGGGGCACACCATACTAACGCTGGGCAGCGAAATGCTTATTGCACTGATACTGATCTGGAGCCTCACTTTTTTTGCCATGCAGCAATCCTCGCCATTACTTGCGCCTGAAGCGGATTGCGCGCTGAGCAAGCAGGGGACGCCGGACACATCTTTAAGTGAAGGCTCAATCAGTAAATATAGTAAATCAGCGCTGGATGAGTTTCAGTCTGCCCGGATAGTCAACAAAATCACGCATGCTATGCAAGATAACCAGCTCTATCTGGATGCCGATCTGACACTGCAAAAACTTTCGCAAGTAAGCGGTGTCTCTCCTAACTACCTTTCTCAGGTGTTAAACGAAACACTGCAAATGAACTTTTTTGATTTTGTAAATCACTGGCGCATTGAAGCCTCGAAATCACGCCTGCTGGCCAGCCAGGACTCAGTATTGCATATCGCACTTGAGGTTGGGTTTAATGCCCGCTCTTCATTTTATAAAGCATTTAAGAAAGAAACGGGCCTGACACCGGGGGAGTTCAGGCGTGAGAACGTCTCGGCAAGCGAATAG
- a CDS encoding DUF6326 family protein: protein MTISITTADTPHDAHIRRKLATLWLLVMLNMVYADILAFVSAFITPGVIDTLMSGYSGSVKLSQPLLLVSALLIEVPIMMILLSQFLGYRPNRICNLVAVPLTFLFVLGGVETDPFYLFLAAIQLSLLLTIAWTTVRWRAPATLPQGSPIG from the coding sequence ATGACAATCTCAATTACAACCGCTGACACACCACATGATGCCCATATTCGCCGCAAACTTGCCACACTGTGGCTGCTGGTCATGCTGAATATGGTTTATGCCGATATTCTGGCCTTTGTCTCGGCCTTTATTACACCCGGCGTTATCGACACGCTGATGAGTGGATATTCCGGCTCTGTTAAGTTATCTCAGCCACTGCTGCTGGTCTCGGCTTTGCTGATCGAAGTGCCGATTATGATGATCCTCTTGTCTCAATTTCTCGGCTACCGGCCAAACCGCATCTGTAACCTTGTCGCTGTCCCGTTGACGTTTCTTTTTGTACTGGGTGGTGTGGAAACAGATCCGTTTTACCTGTTTCTGGCCGCCATTCAGCTGAGCTTACTGTTGACCATTGCCTGGACAACCGTCCGATGGCGCGCGCCTGCCACACTGCCTCAGGGAAGCCCCATTGGCTAG
- a CDS encoding tetratricopeptide repeat protein — translation MKNASLIALALLVCCTTASASMERSLAAFEKGDLRLAHTLLNQQHTTDYQKPLLLARIALKKDQDEAALQHIEKALAQHPNNPELYFAHVEVVAKIAEQASIFSVSGYIKKLKASFIKAVELAPDNAEYRTALIKFYINAPALFGGDKQAALTHIKELEKTAPFEAFLTRLQLAGMSDENEEFAHLIAIGQQSFATDPRFFYTLGQVYRERDQNEQALIELRKAATLKTTHWQQEKARYQALVLIGLLSKELGKYHSEGEAALRQYLEEAAYYYDLPDKSQVKFRLAELAIDSSKTAMAKQLLNEVLTETLSSQLQKKARTVLKKLART, via the coding sequence ATGAAAAACGCCTCTTTAATAGCCCTCGCACTACTTGTTTGCTGCACCACAGCCTCTGCCAGTATGGAGCGCAGTCTTGCCGCATTCGAAAAAGGGGATCTGCGCCTGGCGCATACGCTGTTGAACCAACAACACACCACTGACTATCAGAAGCCGCTGCTTCTGGCCCGCATTGCGCTAAAAAAAGATCAGGACGAAGCCGCGCTGCAACACATAGAAAAGGCACTCGCTCAGCACCCCAACAACCCCGAGCTCTATTTTGCCCATGTTGAAGTAGTCGCTAAAATCGCCGAGCAGGCAAGTATTTTCAGCGTCTCCGGTTATATTAAAAAGCTCAAAGCCTCGTTTATCAAAGCTGTGGAATTAGCCCCGGATAATGCAGAGTATCGCACAGCGCTGATCAAGTTCTACATTAATGCCCCAGCCCTGTTTGGTGGCGATAAGCAGGCCGCTCTGACGCATATTAAAGAGTTAGAAAAAACCGCGCCCTTTGAAGCCTTCCTGACACGCTTGCAGCTCGCTGGCATGTCAGATGAAAACGAAGAGTTCGCCCACTTAATTGCCATCGGCCAGCAAAGCTTTGCCACTGATCCACGCTTCTTTTATACCCTGGGCCAGGTATATCGTGAACGCGACCAAAACGAACAGGCCTTGATTGAATTGCGCAAAGCCGCAACCCTGAAAACAACCCACTGGCAGCAAGAAAAAGCCAGATACCAGGCATTGGTCCTTATCGGACTGCTTAGCAAGGAGTTGGGCAAGTATCACAGCGAAGGTGAGGCGGCACTGCGCCAGTATCTGGAAGAGGCGGCCTATTACTACGATCTACCCGACAAAAGCCAGGTCAAATTCAGGCTGGCCGAGTTAGCCATAGACAGCAGCAAAACCGCGATGGCAAAACAATTATTGAACGAAGTCCTGACAGAAACACTGAGTAGTCAGCTACAGAAAAAAGCCCGCACTGTGCTGAAAAAACTAGCCAGAACCTGA
- a CDS encoding diacylglycerol kinase family protein translates to MSTAHYYLALWLFTLLLTMLSLDSVFLLPSIWLSASVACVYVAYALDRPGLFRKRTTGQVPFYIKVLLMPYFMGAQLYNAWQRYQDSVPPIQEVQDNLFLACRLFPSDIPMLQSRQVEAILDVTAEFDGLNWSAEEQGLYYQNIPILDHQTPSEAQLRQALSWLSVMHQLNKKVVVHCALGRGRSVFVVAAYLMAKDPSLSVDDAMQFINSKRQTARLNRYQHRRLSALMQHVHDTPSPDLPMIINPVSGSGKWHQYDNQVIGLLCSQYTPQLHFTEKDTDVAALASKLSQNTERLVACGGDGTLTAVAHALVNTECKLGFIPLGTANALAHVLLGVRSKVDPINCACDTLLSEHHIRIDTMRCNGETGLLVAAFGFEAQMIEHASRSEKNRSGQLAYISGFINAVSDGQKQRVTLSVDDEPQQSLDIASLVVANAAPVTTVLAQGAGEPDYQDGLLDLTLIRHEPESTSRALSIAQLIAHGISDSTAQESAVSHTRCQQVALHADTEQIQYSIDGEVKSAENLNIEVNPDSLWIMAPKPAAN, encoded by the coding sequence ATGAGCACTGCGCACTACTATCTTGCTCTATGGCTGTTTACCTTGTTGCTGACCATGCTTAGCCTGGACAGCGTGTTTCTGTTGCCTTCCATCTGGCTCAGTGCTTCTGTTGCCTGTGTCTATGTGGCTTACGCCCTGGACAGACCGGGGCTATTTCGAAAACGGACCACGGGACAAGTGCCGTTTTATATCAAGGTATTACTCATGCCCTATTTTATGGGGGCTCAGCTTTATAATGCCTGGCAAAGATATCAGGACAGTGTGCCGCCCATTCAGGAAGTGCAAGACAACCTGTTTCTGGCTTGTCGGTTGTTTCCAAGCGACATTCCCATGCTGCAATCCAGACAGGTTGAAGCCATTTTAGATGTGACCGCCGAATTTGACGGACTAAACTGGTCTGCCGAAGAGCAGGGCCTGTATTATCAGAATATTCCCATTTTAGATCATCAAACGCCCAGCGAAGCTCAGCTAAGGCAGGCATTAAGCTGGCTCAGTGTGATGCATCAGCTCAACAAAAAGGTGGTGGTCCACTGTGCGCTTGGACGCGGCCGCTCAGTGTTTGTGGTTGCAGCGTACCTGATGGCCAAAGACCCATCTTTGTCTGTGGATGATGCCATGCAGTTTATCAACAGCAAGCGTCAGACGGCGCGGTTAAACCGTTACCAGCACCGCCGTCTCAGTGCCCTCATGCAGCATGTGCACGACACCCCAAGCCCAGACTTGCCGATGATCATCAATCCCGTTTCGGGCTCGGGAAAGTGGCATCAATACGATAATCAGGTGATTGGCTTGCTGTGCAGCCAGTACACTCCTCAGCTGCACTTTACAGAAAAAGACACCGACGTTGCGGCACTGGCAAGCAAACTGAGCCAAAACACCGAACGTCTGGTTGCCTGTGGTGGTGATGGCACACTGACTGCCGTTGCACATGCACTGGTTAACACTGAGTGCAAATTGGGGTTTATTCCGCTGGGCACTGCCAATGCGCTGGCGCACGTACTGCTGGGCGTACGCAGTAAGGTCGACCCCATTAATTGTGCCTGTGACACCCTGTTGAGCGAACACCACATCCGCATAGACACCATGCGCTGTAACGGCGAAACTGGCCTGCTGGTTGCTGCCTTTGGCTTTGAAGCCCAAATGATTGAGCACGCCAGCCGCAGTGAAAAAAATCGCAGTGGTCAGCTGGCTTATATCAGCGGTTTCATTAATGCCGTCTCAGATGGTCAAAAGCAACGCGTAACACTCAGTGTCGATGACGAGCCACAGCAAAGCCTGGATATTGCCAGTCTGGTGGTGGCCAACGCGGCCCCTGTCACCACAGTGTTGGCACAGGGCGCGGGTGAGCCGGATTATCAGGATGGCTTGCTGGACCTGACGCTGATCCGTCACGAGCCGGAGTCGACATCGCGTGCATTGAGCATCGCACAGCTTATTGCGCACGGTATTTCTGATTCAACTGCTCAGGAAAGCGCCGTTTCGCACACCCGCTGCCAGCAAGTGGCTTTACACGCAGACACCGAACAAATACAGTATAGTATTGATGGTGAAGTAAAAAGTGCCGAAAATCTGAACATAGAGGTGAATCCAGATTCACTATGGATAATGGCACCAAAGCCAGCAGCAAATTAA
- a CDS encoding sigma-54-dependent transcriptional regulator, which produces MKTVLLVDDDQEFTTIAARIIEFIGCDVYTAGSIEEAKQWLADMRFDHLFLDFMLPDGSGLHLIDHIRNQKLSAHITLITGHPSVKAALANMCDDQINYLTKPIEADDVKRVLNRRTTAKQSQVDPFERHFGCLIGHSPAMKKLVTMIERVAKTNANVMLMGESGVGKEVVAQAIHNASQCSGEQVAINCGAIAKDLIGSELFGHEKGAFTGAVGQKQGVFELAQDGTLFLDEVTEMPIEMQPNLLRALETKTVTRVGGAKPIDVNCRVVSATNRTLAEIAHKNVLREDIYFRLAVFPIEIPPLRARPEDIPLLSEFFVHQLNEEYKTHYQLSEQAHSVLAAHSWPGNIRELKHCIHRAFIMADPDTTTLTIDEIVSSPFTTPQESQGQMQPAEPAATTASVAAPSAPVKVGETIEEVEKKLIYQTLNSVDGNKTLAAKMLGISTKTLYNRLNAYEQSTSEHTQ; this is translated from the coding sequence ATGAAAACCGTTTTACTGGTTGATGATGACCAGGAATTTACCACAATCGCCGCACGGATCATTGAGTTTATAGGCTGTGACGTGTACACCGCAGGCAGTATTGAAGAAGCAAAACAATGGCTTGCGGATATGCGTTTTGATCACCTGTTTCTTGATTTTATGTTGCCCGATGGCAGTGGTCTGCACCTGATTGACCACATTCGCAATCAAAAGCTGTCAGCGCACATCACGCTTATCACCGGCCATCCCTCTGTTAAAGCCGCGCTGGCCAACATGTGCGACGACCAAATTAACTACCTGACCAAACCCATTGAAGCCGATGACGTTAAGCGCGTATTAAACAGAAGAACCACAGCAAAACAGAGCCAGGTCGACCCCTTTGAACGTCATTTTGGCTGCCTTATTGGCCACTCTCCTGCCATGAAAAAGCTGGTCACTATGATAGAGCGGGTTGCCAAAACCAATGCCAACGTGATGTTGATGGGAGAAAGCGGCGTGGGTAAAGAAGTGGTTGCCCAGGCCATTCACAACGCCAGCCAGTGCAGCGGCGAACAAGTTGCTATTAACTGTGGTGCCATTGCCAAAGATCTGATCGGCAGCGAATTGTTCGGCCATGAAAAAGGCGCTTTTACCGGCGCAGTCGGCCAAAAGCAAGGGGTCTTTGAACTGGCGCAGGATGGTACTTTATTTCTGGATGAAGTCACCGAAATGCCCATAGAAATGCAGCCCAACCTGCTGCGGGCATTGGAAACAAAAACCGTTACCCGAGTAGGTGGCGCAAAACCCATCGACGTCAACTGCCGGGTGGTATCCGCCACCAACCGTACTCTGGCTGAAATCGCCCATAAAAACGTACTGCGAGAAGACATTTATTTTCGCCTGGCGGTGTTCCCCATTGAAATTCCGCCACTGCGCGCACGTCCTGAGGATATTCCGCTACTCAGTGAGTTCTTTGTGCATCAGCTAAATGAGGAGTACAAGACCCACTATCAGCTGAGCGAGCAGGCTCACTCAGTACTGGCCGCACACAGCTGGCCGGGCAACATACGTGAGCTTAAGCATTGCATCCATCGGGCCTTTATTATGGCAGACCCGGATACAACAACACTCACGATAGACGAGATTGTCAGCTCACCATTTACAACCCCACAGGAGAGCCAAGGACAAATGCAGCCAGCTGAGCCTGCTGCAACAACCGCCAGCGTTGCAGCCCCGTCCGCCCCGGTTAAAGTCGGAGAAACCATCGAAGAAGTCGAGAAAAAGCTGATTTATCAAACCCTGAACTCGGTTGATGGTAACAAAACCCTGGCGGCTAAAATGCTCGGGATCAGCACCAAAACACTCTACAACCGCTTAAATGCTTATGAGCAATCAACTTCTGAACACACCCAGTGA
- a CDS encoding histidine kinase, whose protein sequence is MTDKPDLATLIHDARKPLNHISMHAELIKILSQQPGSEAEIQKSADDIIKASKACSELLQTLMTQD, encoded by the coding sequence ATGACAGACAAACCCGATTTAGCAACCCTGATCCATGATGCCAGAAAGCCACTTAACCATATTTCCATGCACGCAGAGCTTATCAAGATCCTGAGCCAACAACCGGGTTCAGAAGCCGAAATCCAGAAATCAGCCGACGACATCATTAAAGCCAGCAAGGCCTGTAGCGAATTGTTGCAGACCCTGATGACACAAGACTAG
- a CDS encoding sensor histidine kinase yields MHSLTQPNRIQKLIWLIPLLILIGIVLVATLGLKNTDEIARIQRSLQNTGDVMLRVDQLHIDILNAESGQRGYLISQRESDLNPYKIALKKFEHSLQQAQTIQSESPPQQKRLERYIQHAQIKFEALSASVALARDNEQLEPHRMLDDVRSTGLDLRAMYATIMTEEMEIRNLLMARLTQARETAQENLVWFTVLSIAVSTLFLLFLLKHLHSIRRAKEQLERYNEQLEDKVKERTQALELYADELTRSNRELEDFAFIASHDLQEPLRKIRAFSDRIKANYETLLDDRGKDYLSRMDNAATRMSVLITDLLALSRVTTKGKKFEDVALNPLIDTVLDDLEIAISDAQASIQVDPLPTIEGDPSQLHQLFLNLLSNAMKFRREGVPPQITITMSQTTAPNKLLEDIECDWLEVDVTDNGIGFAAEYSEKIFTPFQRLHNRKTYAGTGIGLAVCRRIVERHGGQISAHSIEGQGTTFRILLPDLASTLTLKDTADEQFTDQTH; encoded by the coding sequence TTGCACTCACTCACTCAACCAAACCGTATACAAAAACTGATCTGGCTGATCCCGCTATTGATCCTTATCGGGATCGTGTTAGTGGCCACGCTGGGATTAAAAAATACCGATGAAATCGCTCGGATCCAGCGTAGTTTGCAAAATACGGGCGATGTCATGCTTAGAGTCGATCAGCTGCACATAGATATTCTTAATGCTGAATCCGGGCAACGCGGCTACCTTATTTCTCAGCGTGAAAGCGATCTGAACCCATATAAGATTGCGCTAAAAAAGTTCGAGCACAGTCTGCAACAGGCGCAGACCATTCAGTCGGAAAGTCCGCCACAGCAAAAGCGCCTTGAGCGATACATTCAGCATGCCCAGATAAAGTTTGAGGCACTGTCGGCTAGCGTTGCGCTTGCTCGCGACAATGAGCAGCTTGAGCCACACAGAATGCTGGACGACGTGCGAAGTACCGGACTAGATTTGCGTGCTATGTATGCCACTATCATGACCGAAGAAATGGAGATCCGGAACCTGCTGATGGCGCGGCTGACACAGGCGCGTGAAACCGCCCAGGAAAACCTCGTGTGGTTTACGGTATTGAGCATTGCAGTCAGTACCTTGTTTTTATTATTTTTACTCAAGCACCTGCACAGTATTCGTCGGGCAAAAGAGCAGCTTGAGCGCTACAACGAACAACTTGAAGACAAAGTAAAAGAGCGCACTCAGGCACTGGAGCTTTACGCCGATGAGCTGACCCGCAGCAACCGGGAGCTCGAAGACTTTGCCTTTATCGCCTCACACGATTTGCAAGAGCCACTGCGTAAAATTCGCGCCTTCTCCGATCGCATCAAGGCCAATTACGAAACGCTACTGGACGACAGAGGTAAAGACTACCTGTCGAGAATGGACAACGCCGCAACCCGCATGTCGGTATTAATTACTGACTTGCTCGCGCTTTCCCGCGTGACCACCAAAGGCAAAAAATTTGAAGATGTGGCACTGAACCCACTGATTGATACGGTACTGGATGACCTTGAAATCGCAATCAGTGACGCCCAGGCCAGTATTCAGGTCGACCCTTTACCAACCATTGAAGGCGACCCAAGCCAGCTCCATCAGCTGTTTTTGAATTTGCTATCCAACGCCATGAAATTCCGCCGCGAAGGCGTGCCGCCGCAGATCACCATTACCATGAGCCAGACCACAGCACCCAATAAGTTGCTTGAGGACATTGAATGCGACTGGCTGGAAGTTGATGTGACCGACAATGGCATTGGCTTTGCCGCCGAATACAGCGAAAAAATATTTACCCCATTTCAGCGCCTGCACAATCGCAAAACCTATGCGGGCACCGGAATTGGTCTGGCCGTATGCCGACGCATTGTCGAGCGTCATGGCGGACAGATCAGCGCACACAGTATTGAAGGACAGGGCACCACTTTTCGGATCCTGCTGCCCGACCTTGCTTCCACTCTCACCTTAAAGGATACCGCCGATGAGCAGTTTACCGACCAGACGCATTAA
- a CDS encoding response regulator — MSSLPTRRINILMADDDEDDRLLTQDALQESRVLNNLNFVQDGVELLAYLNNEPPFEDKTKHPRPSIILLDLNMPRMDGREALQKIKSDPTLRSIPVVILTTSKEEEDKLRGYDLGAASYISKPVNFDGLVELMRQLGKYWIEIVELP; from the coding sequence ATGAGCAGTTTACCGACCAGACGCATTAATATTTTGATGGCAGATGACGATGAAGACGATCGTTTGCTAACCCAGGACGCCCTGCAGGAAAGCCGGGTGCTGAACAACCTGAACTTTGTGCAAGATGGCGTGGAGCTGCTGGCATATCTTAACAATGAGCCGCCATTCGAAGACAAAACCAAACACCCTCGGCCCAGTATTATCCTGCTCGATTTGAACATGCCACGCATGGATGGCCGTGAGGCGCTGCAAAAAATCAAGAGCGACCCCACACTGCGTTCAATCCCCGTGGTGATCCTCACCACTTCAAAGGAAGAAGAAGACAAACTCAGAGGCTATGACCTTGGCGCGGCTTCGTACATCTCCAAACCCGTGAACTTTGATGGCCTGGTGGAACTGATGCGTCAGCTGGGCAAATACTGGATCGAAATCGTCGAATTACCTTAG
- a CDS encoding hybrid sensor histidine kinase/response regulator — translation MQHAQVVKLLLVEDDEDDYILALDYLQQIPNYQFEVTWLSELDEVLQALESDQFDLCLLDHQLGGHTGLTILKAAKALPINTSFMMLTGQADEVLDADALALGAEDFLLKSEISSPRFIRAIRYALSRRELESERLERLRAQATSRAKDRFLAHLSHELRTPLTSIMGYTDLLLTRSELNNIKPELSIIHNNSQHLLNLLNDVLDLSKINANSLQVEPSEICLASLLADLHSLFSMAADKKGLKFAIHTDAPLPAYIESDEKRLKQVLINLVYNAIKFTPSGQVSIEVRPAAEGKLSFSIEDTGIGIPQDKLTHIFKPFEQVQDSTTRSEEGAGLGLAISSALIRLLGGSLQVESSVGSGSTFSFTIEPGQCSGQLGQLDLLATTVNRPSTKITNLSGKVLIVEDLPEIRQLLGQLITATGAQVSYAENGKVACDLITQADADFDLVFMDLHMPILNGKDAIVKLRAQGISTPIISLTAAAQKGNLDTLKALGFNDTLTKPINVTQLESCLQDYLSAQPAQETLTAQPGDSHSRSKRILLVEDDPDARNLMKLLLESLECEVIAAGSCAEGLSELDKHADFDVIMLDLNLPDGSGLALVAAVHKRQSPAKLVVVSGSEPDPDALLSYPVSQVLLKPVSLPDLAAIVQNA, via the coding sequence ATGCAACATGCGCAGGTGGTCAAGCTACTACTGGTAGAGGACGACGAAGACGACTATATACTGGCACTGGATTACTTACAGCAAATACCTAACTATCAGTTTGAAGTAACCTGGCTCAGTGAACTCGATGAAGTGCTTCAGGCACTGGAGTCTGATCAGTTCGATCTTTGCCTGCTTGACCATCAGCTTGGCGGACATACCGGCCTGACCATTCTTAAAGCCGCCAAAGCGCTGCCCATCAATACCTCATTTATGATGCTCACAGGCCAGGCCGACGAAGTACTGGATGCCGATGCCCTGGCTTTGGGCGCAGAAGATTTCTTGCTTAAATCGGAGATCAGCAGCCCACGCTTTATCCGCGCGATCCGCTATGCCCTATCCCGTCGGGAGCTTGAAAGTGAGCGCCTGGAGCGGCTTAGGGCACAGGCCACCAGCCGTGCCAAAGACCGCTTTCTGGCGCACCTGAGTCACGAGTTGCGCACCCCGCTGACCTCTATCATGGGCTACACCGATCTGTTGCTAACCCGCAGCGAGCTGAACAATATCAAACCTGAGCTGTCTATCATTCACAACAACAGCCAGCATTTACTGAACCTGCTCAATGACGTGCTGGACTTGTCGAAAATAAACGCCAACAGCCTGCAAGTTGAACCCAGTGAGATCTGCCTGGCCTCGTTACTTGCCGATCTGCACAGCCTGTTTTCCATGGCGGCGGATAAAAAGGGCCTTAAGTTTGCCATTCACACCGACGCGCCCTTACCCGCTTATATCGAGTCTGACGAAAAACGCCTTAAACAGGTGCTAATCAACCTGGTTTACAACGCCATAAAATTCACACCAAGTGGGCAGGTTTCAATTGAGGTGCGGCCAGCCGCTGAAGGTAAGCTCAGTTTTTCGATTGAAGATACCGGCATTGGTATTCCTCAGGATAAACTGACACATATTTTTAAGCCCTTTGAGCAGGTGCAGGACAGTACCACGCGCTCTGAGGAAGGTGCCGGCCTTGGACTGGCCATCAGCTCAGCCCTGATCCGCCTGCTTGGAGGAAGTTTACAGGTTGAATCAAGCGTGGGCAGCGGCAGTACCTTCAGCTTTACTATTGAGCCGGGCCAATGTTCCGGCCAGCTTGGTCAGCTAGACTTGCTCGCCACCACAGTAAATCGGCCTTCGACAAAGATAACGAACTTATCCGGTAAGGTGCTCATCGTCGAAGATTTGCCCGAAATTCGCCAGTTGCTGGGACAACTCATTACAGCCACCGGTGCCCAGGTCAGCTATGCGGAAAATGGCAAAGTTGCGTGTGATTTAATCACTCAGGCTGATGCGGATTTTGACCTGGTGTTTATGGATTTACACATGCCGATATTAAACGGCAAAGACGCCATTGTAAAACTGCGCGCACAGGGCATTAGTACACCGATTATCTCACTGACGGCCGCAGCCCAAAAAGGCAATCTGGATACCCTCAAAGCCCTCGGCTTTAACGATACGCTGACCAAACCCATTAACGTTACTCAACTTGAATCCTGTTTACAGGATTATTTATCCGCTCAACCGGCGCAAGAAACGCTCACCGCACAGCCGGGTGATTCACACTCTAGAAGCAAACGGATTTTACTGGTTGAAGACGACCCGGATGCGCGCAACTTAATGAAGCTGTTGCTGGAGTCTCTGGAGTGTGAGGTCATCGCTGCCGGTAGCTGTGCTGAGGGCCTGAGCGAGCTGGACAAACACGCTGATTTTGATGTGATAATGCTGGATCTGAATTTACCCGATGGCTCCGGGCTGGCACTGGTTGCAGCGGTTCATAAGCGCCAAAGCCCGGCTAAACTGGTGGTGGTCAGCGGTAGTGAACCGGACCCGGACGCCCTGCTCTCTTACCCGGTCAGCCAGGTGTTACTTAAACCCGTTTCGCTTCCTGACCTGGCCGCCATTGTGCAAAACGCATAA
- a CDS encoding BON domain-containing protein: MKRTILTLAFATAFSTSAVNAADNQWEKEASDAWIDGKAEATLLFNGNLNSFDINTDVKNGVVILTGKVDHSVDKKLATELVIGIDGVKEVDNRLTVVPEKKDKDDNGDVESDFVDAKIATVIKTRLLFDTDISDTDIDVDVDNQTVTLTGEVESDAEKQLVVNIAANADDVKRVNNKLTVVDERS; encoded by the coding sequence ATGAAACGCACAATTTTAACACTTGCTTTTGCTACGGCTTTTTCAACTTCTGCGGTTAACGCTGCTGACAATCAGTGGGAAAAAGAGGCCAGTGATGCCTGGATAGACGGTAAAGCTGAAGCTACTTTACTGTTCAATGGCAATCTGAATTCGTTCGATATCAACACAGATGTAAAAAACGGCGTGGTGATCCTCACAGGTAAAGTCGACCATAGCGTTGATAAAAAACTCGCAACTGAGCTGGTGATTGGTATTGACGGTGTAAAAGAGGTCGACAACCGCTTGACTGTGGTACCAGAGAAAAAAGATAAAGACGACAATGGCGATGTTGAGTCTGACTTTGTTGATGCCAAAATCGCGACAGTGATTAAAACACGTCTGCTATTTGACACTGACATCAGCGACACCGACATCGACGTTGATGTCGACAATCAAACCGTGACGCTTACCGGTGAAGTCGAGTCAGACGCCGAGAAGCAGTTGGTGGTAAATATTGCAGCCAACGCAGACGATGTAAAACGCGTTAACAACAAGCTGACCGTTGTTGATGAACGCTCTTAA